A window from Deltaproteobacteria bacterium encodes these proteins:
- a CDS encoding FadR family transcriptional regulator, with amino-acid sequence MGSHKITPLLVPPKRERLPDTIASQLRTLIISKKVKVGDKLPSERELAETLKVSRVVIKQALRLLEQSGFIEIKTGSRGGAFVTYNFYKPFFTAINELLQEGNLNLNHFFEARRSIEGCSVRLAVEKVQDHDIERLRELNTRVLDSLKDPSLLHSTNMAFHLAIAEITANPLIRYIIQSLLEILSVVWERYYPGATQNEDFIRAVYARHESLIEAIAERDVEECEKRIAADTEYTKNLKRG; translated from the coding sequence ATGGGATCCCATAAAATCACCCCCCTCCTCGTGCCGCCCAAAAGAGAAAGGTTACCGGATACTATTGCATCCCAGCTCCGCACCCTGATCATTTCCAAAAAGGTCAAGGTGGGGGACAAGCTCCCTTCGGAGCGGGAACTCGCCGAGACCTTGAAGGTGAGCCGCGTAGTGATCAAGCAGGCCTTACGGCTGCTCGAACAATCCGGATTTATCGAGATCAAGACAGGATCCAGGGGCGGCGCATTCGTTACCTACAATTTTTATAAGCCCTTCTTCACCGCTATCAATGAACTCCTCCAAGAAGGCAACCTGAACCTCAACCACTTCTTCGAGGCGCGCCGATCCATAGAGGGCTGCAGCGTCCGCCTTGCAGTTGAAAAGGTCCAAGACCATGATATAGAGCGGCTCAGGGAACTGAATACAAGAGTGCTCGATTCCCTGAAGGATCCATCCCTTCTCCACTCGACCAACATGGCCTTCCACTTGGCAATCGCGGAGATAACCGCCAATCCCTTGATACGGTATATCATTCAATCCCTCCTCGAAATCCTGAGCGTTGTGTGGGAGCGTTATTACCCGGGAGCCACCCAGAATGAAGATTTCATAAGGGCCGTTTACGCCAGGCACGAAAGCCTCATAGAAGCCATCGCCGAAAGGGATGTCGAAGAATGTGAAAAGCGGATTGCAGCGGATACCGAATACACCAAGAACCTTAAAAGGGGGTGA